TGAGCCTGTCCCTGAATTCTATAACAGGCTTCTTGCTTTAACGAGAATGACAAATAATGGTTTAAGCGATATGAACGTGATTGATGAAGCTGCCAAAATCAGACTAAATAATCTTGAAAATATATTAAGCTGGCTACTTTCCATATCTATCAAAGAGTTGAATAATGAACAGTTAAATAAAGAGGATTATGATTTTATAAAGAATTTTGACGAATATATTAATAGTGTGATTAATGATGTTGATGAGAAGGCTAAAAAGACTACAATAGTGGCAGATGTTCATACTGACCAAAATCCACCACAAGAGGTGTTAGAGGAAGCTACAGGCTATGTTAGATTATTAATTGCAGCATATTTATTACCAGATGGCAGAATATTAATAGGGGCTGGTCCAACTATGACTTACTATGAATTTATACAACCCATAGACAATAGATTGACTGATGAGAAATGGAGACAATTACTATCTACTACTCCACCAGAAGTACCCAAATGGATGTTTGA
This window of the Deferribacterota bacterium genome carries:
- a CDS encoding DUF3160 domain-containing protein, encoding EPVPEFYNRLLALTRMTNNGLSDMNVIDEAAKIRLNNLENILSWLLSISIKELNNEQLNKEDYDFIKNFDEYINSVINDVDEKAKKTTIVADVHTDQNPPQEVLEEATGYVRLLIAAYLLPDGRILIGAGPTMTYYEFIQPIDNRLTDEKWRQLLSTTPPEVPKWMFDYSFYE